From Candidatus Sphingomonas colombiensis, one genomic window encodes:
- a CDS encoding phosphotransferase family protein, with product MSDSSLQTEIAERDQLDTGRLEAWMSENVPEFVGPLSYAKFAGGQSNPTYKLTTPGRSYVLRRKPMGELLPSAHAVDREYRVIAGLHPTGFPVPRPFGLCEDDAVLGSAFYVMEMVEGRTIWDGAFPGMDVDTRRAHYNAMIDTLAELHNVDYVAAGLETFGRPGNYFERQVSRWTKQYRGAETEHMESMERLIEFLPRTLPPQTRTSIVHGDYRCDNMKFAPGLEPRVAAVLDWELSTLGDPIADLSYFLISWVTEPEGRSGVKGMTGPETGIPTLEEVVARYCEKTGRDGLPDLNWYISFNLFRLAAIVQGIRKRFLIGTASNANAEATSARVPLLADAAWEFAVKAGA from the coding sequence ATGAGCGACAGCAGCCTTCAGACCGAAATTGCCGAACGCGACCAGCTCGATACCGGGAGGTTAGAGGCGTGGATGAGCGAAAACGTGCCGGAATTCGTCGGCCCGCTCAGCTACGCGAAGTTCGCGGGTGGACAATCCAATCCGACTTACAAGCTCACCACCCCCGGTCGCAGTTACGTGCTGCGGCGCAAGCCGATGGGCGAATTGCTGCCCTCGGCGCATGCGGTCGATCGCGAATATCGCGTGATCGCGGGGCTTCATCCGACGGGCTTCCCCGTGCCGCGCCCGTTCGGGCTGTGCGAGGACGATGCGGTGCTCGGATCGGCCTTTTACGTCATGGAGATGGTGGAAGGCCGCACGATCTGGGACGGCGCTTTCCCGGGCATGGATGTCGATACGCGCCGCGCGCATTATAATGCGATGATCGACACGCTGGCCGAGCTTCATAACGTCGATTATGTTGCGGCGGGGCTGGAGACATTCGGCCGCCCCGGCAATTATTTCGAGCGGCAGGTTTCGCGCTGGACCAAGCAATATCGCGGCGCCGAGACCGAGCATATGGAATCGATGGAGCGGCTGATCGAGTTTCTGCCGCGCACATTGCCGCCGCAGACCCGCACGTCGATCGTCCACGGCGATTATCGCTGCGACAATATGAAGTTCGCGCCGGGGCTGGAGCCGCGCGTAGCGGCGGTGCTCGACTGGGAGCTTTCGACGCTGGGCGATCCTATCGCGGACCTGTCCTATTTCCTCATCTCCTGGGTGACGGAGCCGGAAGGGCGCTCGGGCGTGAAGGGCATGACCGGCCCTGAAACCGGTATCCCGACGCTGGAAGAAGTCGTCGCGCGCTATTGCGAGAAGACCGGGCGTGACGGGCTGCCCGATCTCAACTGGTATATTTCGTTCAACCTCTTCCGCCTCGCCGCGATCGTGCAGGGCATCAGGAAAAGGTTCCTGATCGGCACCGCCTCCAATGCCAATGCTGAGGCGACCAGCGCGCGCGTGCCGCTGCTCGCGGACGCGGCATGGGAATTCGCGGTCAAGGCGGGCGCGTAA
- a CDS encoding SDR family oxidoreductase: MSLFDLTGKVVLITGSSRGIGKASAIACAEQGAKVVISSRKQDACDAVAQEINDRFGAGRAIAIAANISDKAGLQHLVDETRRAFGRVDCLVCNAASNPYYGPQEGIADEQFRKILDNNIISNHWLISMVAPEMKARGDGSIVIVSSIGGLRGSTVIGAYCISKAADMQLARNLAHEYGPHGIRVNCIAPGLIKTDFAKALWEDESAVAERNRTTPLQRIGEPEEIAGAVVYLASKASGFMTGQVMVIDGGVTI; encoded by the coding sequence ATGTCGCTATTCGATCTGACCGGGAAGGTCGTCCTCATCACCGGCTCTTCGCGCGGGATCGGCAAGGCCTCCGCCATCGCCTGTGCGGAACAGGGGGCGAAGGTCGTCATCTCCAGCCGCAAGCAGGATGCCTGCGACGCGGTGGCGCAGGAGATCAACGATCGGTTCGGCGCGGGCAGGGCGATCGCAATTGCCGCCAACATCTCGGACAAGGCGGGGTTGCAACACCTCGTCGACGAGACGCGGCGCGCGTTTGGGCGGGTCGACTGCCTTGTCTGCAATGCGGCCTCGAATCCTTATTATGGGCCGCAGGAGGGGATTGCGGACGAACAGTTTCGCAAGATCCTCGATAACAACATCATCTCGAATCACTGGCTGATCTCGATGGTCGCGCCGGAGATGAAGGCGCGCGGGGACGGATCGATCGTCATCGTCTCCTCGATCGGCGGCCTGCGTGGATCGACGGTGATCGGTGCTTATTGCATCTCCAAGGCCGCCGACATGCAGCTCGCGCGCAATCTGGCGCATGAATATGGGCCGCATGGCATTCGCGTGAATTGCATCGCGCCGGGCTTGATCAAGACCGATTTCGCCAAGGCGCTGTGGGAAGACGAATCCGCCGTCGCCGAGCGCAACCGCACCACTCCGCTGCAACGCATCGGCGAGCCCGAGGAGATCGCGGGCGCGGTCGTCTATCTCGCGTCGAAGGCGAGCGGCTTCATGACGGGCCAGGTGATGGTGATCGACGGCGGCGTGACGATCTGA
- a CDS encoding acyl-CoA thioesterase II → MSDTPPTPAELTADLVDLLDVEEIDTDLYRGRRSKGGVGRVFGGQVIAQALQAAQRSTEAPKTAHSLHAYFMRPGDENYPIIYRVVRDFEGRSFATRRIIAMQRGAPILNMAASFQVPEEGFHHQDQMPDVPAPEDLESEAEIRARESPHVDERFRQQLTRPRPIEIRPVYPRKWFNPTPTAPIQHSWFRIVAPVADDPAIHRAILSYASDMSLLGTCMLPHGVNWTTPGFQSASLDHAVWLHEDFRADDWLLYSTDSPWAGHARGMNRGQVFTRDGRLVASVAQEGLIRQREPRA, encoded by the coding sequence GTGTCAGATACCCCACCCACCCCAGCAGAACTCACCGCCGATCTCGTCGATCTGCTCGATGTGGAGGAGATCGACACCGATCTTTATCGCGGGCGCCGATCGAAAGGTGGAGTCGGGCGGGTGTTCGGCGGACAGGTGATCGCGCAAGCTTTGCAGGCCGCGCAACGCTCAACTGAAGCGCCGAAGACTGCGCATTCGCTCCACGCTTATTTCATGCGGCCGGGCGACGAGAATTATCCGATCATCTATCGCGTAGTTCGCGATTTCGAGGGACGCAGCTTCGCCACCCGCCGGATCATCGCGATGCAGCGCGGCGCGCCAATCCTGAACATGGCGGCGTCGTTCCAGGTGCCGGAGGAAGGCTTCCACCATCAGGACCAGATGCCCGATGTGCCCGCGCCCGAGGATCTGGAGAGTGAAGCGGAAATCCGCGCGCGCGAAAGCCCGCACGTCGATGAGCGCTTCCGCCAGCAGCTCACCCGCCCGCGCCCGATTGAGATTCGCCCGGTCTATCCGCGCAAATGGTTCAACCCCACGCCGACCGCGCCGATCCAGCATAGCTGGTTCCGCATCGTCGCGCCGGTGGCGGACGATCCCGCGATTCACCGCGCGATCCTGTCCTATGCCTCCGACATGTCGCTGCTCGGCACCTGCATGTTGCCGCATGGCGTGAACTGGACGACGCCCGGCTTCCAGAGCGCAAGCCTCGATCATGCGGTGTGGCTGCACGAGGATTTCCGCGCCGACGACTGGCTGCTCTATTCCACCGACAGCCCATGGGCCGGGCACGCGCGCGGAATGAATCGCGGTCAGGTTTTCACCCGAGACGGGCGGCTTGTGGCCAGCGTCGCGCAGGAGGGGTTGATCCGCCAGCGCGAGCCGCGCGCGTAA
- a CDS encoding acyl-CoA/acyl-ACP dehydrogenase yields the protein MPLFLNDEQSMLRDTAKDFVAEHAPIKHMRKLRDDNDQTGFSRDLWKQFADMGFTGILIGEDQGGLGLGHVEAGVVLEEIGRNLSPSPFLSTAVAAVEALKGTGHADRWYPGILNGETVAALAIDEGAKHRSNVGLKAERSGNGFRLTGKKQFVTHGHVADLLIVAARTAGAPDDDAGVTLFAVPQGAAKMTITPERLADTSLASRIEFDGVEVDADAVIGQVDGGRDPLGRLLRAGRTGAAAEMLGVGAGAMDMTVTYLRERKQFGTLIGSFQALQHRAAHLYSEMEVARAAVLKAQQLLDAGDAKADTAVSVAKAMTGIATMLSVQEGVQMHGGIGMTDEYDIGFYMKRQRVLAELFGDANFHADLLARTAGY from the coding sequence ATGCCGCTTTTTCTGAACGATGAACAGTCGATGCTGCGCGATACAGCGAAGGATTTCGTCGCTGAGCACGCGCCCATCAAGCACATGCGCAAGCTGCGCGATGACAATGATCAAACCGGCTTCAGCCGCGATCTGTGGAAGCAATTCGCCGACATGGGCTTCACCGGCATCCTGATCGGTGAGGATCAGGGCGGCCTTGGCCTCGGCCATGTCGAGGCCGGCGTGGTGCTGGAGGAGATCGGGCGGAATCTCTCCCCCTCCCCGTTCCTCTCCACCGCTGTTGCAGCGGTCGAGGCGCTGAAGGGCACCGGGCACGCCGACCGCTGGTATCCCGGCATCCTGAATGGCGAGACGGTCGCCGCATTGGCTATCGACGAAGGCGCCAAGCATCGTTCAAATGTCGGGCTGAAGGCGGAGCGTTCCGGCAACGGCTTCCGCCTCACCGGCAAGAAGCAGTTCGTTACCCACGGCCATGTCGCCGATCTGCTGATCGTCGCTGCGCGCACTGCCGGCGCGCCCGATGACGATGCCGGGGTCACGCTGTTCGCGGTGCCGCAGGGCGCCGCGAAAATGACCATCACGCCCGAGCGGCTGGCCGATACCAGCCTCGCCTCGCGGATCGAGTTCGACGGCGTCGAGGTCGATGCCGATGCGGTGATCGGTCAGGTAGATGGCGGCCGCGATCCGCTCGGCCGCCTGCTCCGTGCGGGCCGCACAGGCGCCGCAGCCGAGATGCTCGGGGTCGGCGCGGGCGCGATGGATATGACCGTCACCTACCTGCGTGAGCGCAAACAGTTCGGCACGCTGATCGGCAGCTTCCAGGCGCTCCAGCACCGCGCCGCCCATCTTTACAGCGAGATGGAAGTCGCCCGCGCCGCCGTGCTCAAGGCCCAGCAATTGCTCGACGCGGGCGATGCAAAGGCAGACACCGCCGTTTCCGTCGCCAAGGCGATGACCGGCATCGCGACCATGCTTAGCGTGCAGGAAGGCGTGCAGATGCATGGCGGCATCGGCATGACCGACGAATATGACATCGGTTTCTATATGAAGCGTCAGCGCGTGCTGGCCGAGTTGTTCGGCGATGCCAATTTCCACGCCGATCTGCTCGCGCGGACGGCCGGTTACTGA
- a CDS encoding Zn-dependent alcohol dehydrogenase: protein MKAAVLFEAKKPLEVTDVLVSKPAAHEVLIRTLACGVCRSDLHFVDGAYPHPLPAIPGHEAAGIVEAVGEEVRTVKPGDHVVTCLSAFCGHCEFCVTGRMYLCLGADTRRPAGAEPRLRLANGDPVNQMLNLSAYAEMMLVHEHACVAIDRNMPLDRAALIGCAVTTGAGAVFNTTDVSPGETVCVVGCGGIGLAAVNAAKIAGAGKIIALDPVPEKRAIAEKLGATHSYDPMAENVVAEVIEATKGGVDHAIEAVGRPQSAATSVAVLRRGGTATILGMMPLSEKVGLSAMDLLSGKRLQGGIMGYNRFPVDIPRLVDFYQRGLLDLDTIIADRMPLTRINEAFDELRKGDATRSVIVFDQ, encoded by the coding sequence ATGAAAGCCGCCGTTTTATTCGAAGCCAAGAAGCCGCTGGAGGTGACGGACGTCCTCGTCTCCAAGCCGGCCGCGCATGAAGTGCTGATCCGCACGCTGGCGTGCGGTGTGTGCCGGTCAGACCTGCATTTCGTCGACGGCGCCTATCCGCATCCCCTGCCAGCGATTCCGGGCCATGAGGCTGCCGGCATTGTAGAGGCGGTGGGTGAGGAAGTGCGCACGGTGAAGCCGGGCGATCATGTCGTTACCTGCCTTTCCGCCTTCTGCGGGCACTGCGAGTTCTGCGTCACCGGGCGGATGTATCTGTGCCTTGGCGCCGATACGCGGCGCCCGGCTGGCGCGGAGCCGCGCTTGCGGCTCGCCAACGGCGACCCGGTCAATCAGATGCTCAATCTGTCGGCCTATGCCGAGATGATGCTGGTGCATGAACATGCCTGCGTCGCGATCGACCGGAATATGCCGCTCGATCGTGCCGCGCTGATCGGTTGCGCGGTGACGACGGGGGCCGGCGCGGTGTTCAACACTACGGACGTGTCTCCGGGCGAAACGGTATGCGTCGTCGGGTGCGGGGGCATCGGGCTTGCTGCGGTCAACGCCGCGAAGATCGCCGGCGCTGGCAAGATCATCGCGCTCGATCCGGTGCCGGAAAAGCGCGCCATCGCGGAGAAGCTGGGCGCGACGCACAGCTATGATCCGATGGCGGAAAATGTCGTCGCCGAAGTGATCGAGGCCACGAAGGGTGGTGTCGACCACGCGATCGAAGCGGTCGGTCGGCCGCAATCGGCCGCGACCTCCGTGGCCGTGCTTCGGCGTGGTGGCACGGCAACGATCCTCGGCATGATGCCGCTTAGCGAGAAGGTCGGCCTGTCGGCGATGGACCTGCTCTCCGGCAAGCGGCTGCAAGGCGGGATCATGGGTTACAACCGCTTCCCGGTCGATATCCCTCGTCTGGTCGATTTCTATCAGCGCGGGCTGCTCGATCTCGACACGATCATTGCCGATCGGATGCCGCTCACCCGTATCAATGAAGCGTTCGATGAGCTCCGCAAGGGCGATGCGACGCGCAGCGTGATTGTATTCGATCAATGA
- a CDS encoding acyl-CoA dehydrogenase family protein gives MDFTLTERETYFRDRVRDFIDQHIRPRQEEYERQHHEGDPWKVLPVIEEVKAKAKAAGLWNFFMPPHSGQTHVDDTFEFEGTQLTNLEYALCAEEMGKIGWASECFNCSAPDTGNMEVLHRYGTLEQKERWLRPLMNGEIRSVFLMTEPAVASSDATNIETRIERDGDHYVINGRKWWSSGVGDPRCKIGILMGKTSFEGSRHQQQSQILVPMDTPGVKVERMLSVYGYDHAPHGHGEVSFTNVRVPVENLLLGEGRGFEIAQGRLGPGRIHHCMRTIGVAEVAIEKMAKRLVSRIAFGKRLSDHSVWEQRIARARIDIEMTRLLCLKAADLMDKAGNKSAKLEIAMIKVYAPNMALQIIDDAVQAHGGGGVAEDFGLAHAWASMRTLRLADGPDEVHARAIARDEFGKYADWKAERPVPHQGSDVSSGDIGVSR, from the coding sequence ATGGACTTCACGCTGACCGAGCGCGAAACCTATTTCCGGGACCGGGTACGCGATTTCATCGACCAGCATATTCGACCCCGGCAGGAAGAATATGAGCGTCAGCACCACGAGGGCGATCCCTGGAAGGTGCTTCCGGTGATCGAGGAGGTGAAGGCCAAGGCCAAGGCTGCGGGGCTGTGGAATTTCTTCATGCCGCCGCATTCCGGGCAGACGCATGTTGACGACACGTTCGAATTCGAGGGCACGCAGCTTACCAATCTCGAATATGCTTTGTGCGCCGAGGAAATGGGCAAGATCGGCTGGGCCAGCGAATGCTTCAACTGCTCCGCGCCGGATACCGGCAATATGGAAGTGCTCCATCGTTATGGCACGCTGGAGCAGAAGGAGCGGTGGCTTCGTCCGCTGATGAACGGCGAAATCCGTTCCGTCTTCCTGATGACCGAACCGGCGGTCGCCTCGTCCGACGCGACCAACATCGAGACGCGGATCGAGCGTGACGGCGATCATTACGTCATCAACGGCCGCAAATGGTGGTCGTCGGGCGTGGGGGATCCGCGCTGCAAGATCGGCATCCTGATGGGCAAGACGAGCTTCGAGGGCTCACGCCACCAGCAGCAGAGCCAGATTCTCGTTCCGATGGACACGCCGGGCGTCAAGGTCGAGCGGATGCTGTCGGTTTATGGTTACGATCATGCGCCGCATGGCCATGGCGAGGTGAGCTTCACCAACGTCCGCGTGCCGGTGGAAAATCTGTTGCTCGGCGAAGGGCGCGGGTTTGAGATCGCACAGGGCCGTCTCGGGCCGGGCCGCATCCACCACTGCATGCGCACGATTGGCGTGGCCGAGGTTGCGATCGAAAAGATGGCGAAGCGCCTTGTTAGCCGTATCGCTTTCGGCAAGCGACTGTCCGACCATAGCGTGTGGGAACAGCGCATCGCGCGCGCGCGCATCGATATCGAGATGACGCGCCTGCTGTGCCTCAAGGCGGCCGATCTGATGGACAAGGCCGGCAACAAATCCGCCAAGCTCGAGATCGCGATGATCAAGGTCTATGCCCCGAATATGGCGCTTCAGATCATCGATGATGCGGTGCAGGCGCATGGTGGCGGGGGCGTGGCAGAGGATTTCGGTCTCGCGCATGCCTGGGCTTCGATGCGCACGCTGCGGCTCGCGGATGGGCCGGACGAGGTGCACGCCCGTGCGATCGCGCGCGACGAGTTCGGCAAATATGCTGACTGGAAAGCCGAACGCCCGGTGCCGCATCAGGGGAGCGACGTGTCGAGCGGGGATATCGGCGTTTCGCGCTGA
- a CDS encoding SDR family NAD(P)-dependent oxidoreductase, producing MARFTDKSIIVTGAGSGIGRAAATLFAAEGGKVIVADLTDGAEATTQAIREAGGVAQAIRMDAGSEADVVKTIELACDRYGGLDVMFANAGISGGMANIFDTDVALITEVLRVNLIGPYLAIKHAAPRIAERGKGAIILTASVAGIRSGAGSPAYSASKAGVINLTKVSAQQLSGSNVRVNAICPGLTETGMTRPTFDYARDAGKMDRLGRLNPLRRGAQPEELAKVALFLASDDASYVNGQAIAVDGGLSSSHPVTKQEYGRTAV from the coding sequence ATGGCAAGGTTTACCGACAAATCGATCATCGTCACCGGCGCCGGATCGGGCATCGGGCGCGCCGCCGCGACCCTGTTCGCAGCAGAGGGCGGTAAGGTGATCGTCGCCGACCTGACGGACGGTGCGGAGGCGACCACTCAGGCGATCCGCGAGGCGGGCGGCGTGGCTCAGGCGATCCGTATGGACGCGGGTTCCGAAGCGGATGTGGTGAAGACGATCGAGCTTGCCTGCGATAGGTACGGCGGCCTCGACGTGATGTTCGCCAACGCGGGCATCTCCGGCGGCATGGCAAATATCTTCGATACCGATGTGGCGCTGATCACCGAAGTGCTGCGCGTCAATCTGATCGGCCCCTATCTGGCGATCAAGCACGCGGCACCCCGCATCGCCGAACGCGGCAAGGGTGCGATCATCCTGACCGCCAGCGTCGCGGGCATCCGTTCGGGCGCGGGTTCGCCGGCCTATTCGGCATCCAAGGCGGGGGTCATCAATCTGACGAAGGTTTCCGCGCAGCAGCTTTCCGGCTCGAATGTCCGCGTCAACGCGATCTGCCCGGGTCTTACCGAAACCGGCATGACGCGCCCGACATTCGATTATGCACGCGACGCGGGAAAGATGGATCGGCTCGGTCGGCTCAACCCGCTGCGCCGCGGCGCGCAGCCGGAGGAACTGGCGAAGGTCGCGCTGTTCCTCGCCTCAGACGACGCGAGCTACGTCAACGGGCAGGCGATCGCGGTGGATGGCGGCCTGTCATCGAGCCATCCTGTGACCAAGCAGGAATATGGACGAACTGCGGTTTAG
- a CDS encoding acyl-CoA dehydrogenase family protein: MSDLEQFRAETRAWLEANCPAEMREPVRTERDSVWGGRDQSAMTPAQKQWMDRMGERGWTVPDWPKEYGGGGLSAAETKVLREEMAAIRARNPLSSFGISMLGPALLKYGNEAQKKEHLPKIVRGEIRWCQGYSEPNAGSDLASLATKAEDKGDHFLVNGQKVWTSYADKADWIFCLVRTDPTNKHNGISFVLFDMASPGVSTKPILLISGYSPFCETFFDNVKVPKENLVGELNKGWDVAKYLLGHEREMISGMGLGGGGKNPLIEGAMKTIGLDDDGRLADPLLRAQIALFEVRAKAFAAQSERFIDELKAGKAHPAQPSMMKYYGTELNKSRHELMMAAGGSDELEWDSERTEHGREARAWLRTKANSIEGGTSEVQLNIIAKRILQLPGA; this comes from the coding sequence ATGAGCGACCTCGAACAATTCCGCGCCGAAACGCGCGCGTGGCTTGAAGCGAATTGCCCGGCCGAAATGCGCGAGCCGGTCCGTACCGAGAGGGATTCCGTCTGGGGCGGCCGCGATCAGAGCGCGATGACGCCCGCGCAGAAGCAGTGGATGGACCGCATGGGCGAGCGCGGCTGGACCGTGCCCGATTGGCCCAAGGAATATGGCGGCGGCGGCCTTTCGGCGGCGGAAACCAAGGTGTTGCGCGAGGAGATGGCCGCCATCCGCGCGCGCAATCCGCTGTCGTCGTTCGGCATCTCGATGCTTGGGCCGGCACTGCTCAAATATGGCAATGAAGCGCAGAAGAAGGAGCATCTGCCCAAGATCGTGCGCGGCGAAATCCGCTGGTGCCAGGGCTATTCGGAGCCGAACGCCGGCTCCGATCTCGCCAGCCTCGCCACAAAGGCGGAGGACAAGGGCGATCACTTCCTCGTCAACGGCCAGAAGGTGTGGACCAGCTACGCCGACAAGGCCGACTGGATCTTCTGCCTCGTCCGCACCGATCCCACGAACAAACATAACGGCATCAGCTTCGTGCTGTTCGACATGGCCTCACCAGGCGTGTCGACCAAGCCGATCCTGCTGATATCCGGTTACTCTCCCTTCTGCGAAACCTTCTTCGACAATGTGAAAGTGCCGAAGGAAAATCTGGTCGGCGAACTCAACAAGGGCTGGGACGTCGCCAAATATCTGCTCGGCCATGAGCGCGAGATGATCTCCGGCATGGGGCTCGGCGGCGGCGGCAAGAACCCGTTGATCGAGGGCGCGATGAAGACAATCGGGCTGGATGACGACGGGCGCCTCGCCGATCCGCTGCTCCGCGCCCAGATCGCGCTGTTCGAGGTGCGGGCGAAAGCATTCGCGGCGCAATCCGAGCGGTTCATCGACGAGCTGAAGGCCGGCAAAGCACACCCCGCCCAGCCCTCGATGATGAAATATTACGGCACGGAACTGAACAAGTCGCGTCACGAGCTGATGATGGCGGCCGGCGGCTCGGACGAGCTGGAATGGGACAGCGAGCGCACCGAACACGGCCGCGAGGCGCGGGCGTGGCTGCGCACCAAGGCGAACTCGATCGAGGGCGGCACATCGGAAGTGCAGCTCAACATCATCGCCAAGCGCATCCTGCAACTGCCGGGCGCCTGA
- a CDS encoding DUF885 family protein, with amino-acid sequence MQIDRRGFVMGAAALGVTTAFPVRAATASGDAGAMALLDRQAEALLATYPENAAFLGIDTGKRAALKSTLSDHSAAAEAKRRVDAAKRLSELKAIDLKSLSPTVTTHVETVTVAHEIALDGWRRMPVGDMAFLSANGYRSTPYVVSQGNSAFVDVPDLLENKHQVADTADAEAYLARMRAYAQEVRDETERLKTDAAKGVYLPGFLNDITARQLRDGAANPAEWAIVTGLGTKARAANVPGDWTARATSIAEQEIAPALSAQSDAFVALRPKAPDVAGMWRVPDAENIYGWLVEAGTTTKRTPAEIHAAGLEQCKALAAEMDPLLRAQGLTQGTTGERLAALGKRPDLLFANTDAGRAELLAYLNSVVAKVRPLMPKAFGKLVRGNLNIKRVPPAIQDGAPNGYAGPGSIDGKIPGTYYINLRDTGIWPRFSLPTLTFHEGIPGHIWQGEYTFDLPLIRTLLSFNAYSEGWGLYAEQIADEVGFYHDDPLGRIGYLQSMNFRAARLVADTGLHHKRWTMEQAMRWFMATTGFTASQARSELNRYCTWPGQALGYKTGHNEINRLRDTAKAKMGPRFDVRGFDDTVVQTGGVPLGVLAKVVDRWTAA; translated from the coding sequence ATGCAGATAGATCGTCGCGGGTTCGTTATGGGCGCCGCCGCGCTGGGCGTAACCACAGCGTTTCCGGTGCGCGCCGCCACGGCCTCGGGAGACGCAGGCGCGATGGCACTCCTCGATCGGCAGGCCGAGGCGTTGCTTGCGACCTATCCTGAAAATGCCGCCTTCCTCGGCATCGACACCGGCAAGCGCGCAGCGCTCAAATCCACGTTGAGCGATCACAGCGCCGCCGCCGAGGCGAAGCGCCGGGTGGACGCAGCAAAGCGCCTTTCCGAACTCAAGGCGATCGACCTGAAGAGCCTCTCCCCCACCGTCACTACCCATGTCGAGACCGTGACGGTCGCGCATGAGATCGCGCTCGACGGCTGGCGACGTATGCCCGTGGGCGACATGGCGTTCCTGTCTGCCAATGGATATCGCTCCACGCCCTACGTCGTCAGCCAGGGCAATAGCGCGTTCGTCGACGTGCCCGACCTGCTGGAGAACAAGCATCAGGTGGCCGACACGGCCGATGCCGAGGCATATCTCGCCCGGATGCGAGCTTATGCCCAGGAAGTACGCGACGAGACCGAACGGCTGAAGACAGACGCGGCCAAGGGCGTTTACCTTCCCGGCTTCCTCAATGACATCACCGCGCGCCAGCTTCGCGATGGCGCGGCCAATCCAGCCGAATGGGCGATCGTCACCGGGCTGGGCACAAAGGCGCGGGCGGCGAACGTGCCGGGCGACTGGACCGCGCGCGCCACCTCGATCGCGGAGCAGGAGATCGCGCCCGCGCTGTCGGCGCAGTCCGATGCCTTCGTCGCGCTGCGCCCCAAGGCTCCCGATGTCGCGGGCATGTGGCGGGTCCCGGATGCGGAGAACATTTACGGCTGGCTGGTCGAAGCGGGCACCACGACCAAGCGCACGCCCGCGGAAATCCATGCCGCCGGCCTCGAACAATGCAAGGCGCTGGCGGCGGAGATGGATCCGCTGCTTCGCGCACAGGGGCTGACGCAGGGCACGACCGGCGAGCGGCTTGCGGCGCTCGGTAAGCGGCCTGACCTGTTGTTCGCCAACACCGATGCCGGTCGCGCGGAGTTGCTCGCCTATCTCAACAGCGTGGTGGCGAAGGTTCGCCCGCTGATGCCCAAGGCATTCGGCAAGCTCGTGCGCGGCAACCTGAACATCAAGCGCGTGCCGCCGGCGATTCAGGATGGCGCACCCAATGGCTATGCCGGGCCGGGGTCGATCGACGGCAAGATTCCCGGCACTTATTACATCAACCTGCGCGATACCGGCATCTGGCCGCGATTTTCGCTCCCCACCCTGACGTTCCACGAAGGCATTCCGGGGCATATCTGGCAGGGCGAATATACGTTCGATCTGCCGCTGATCCGCACTTTGCTGAGCTTCAATGCTTATTCCGAAGGCTGGGGCCTGTACGCGGAGCAGATCGCCGACGAGGTGGGGTTCTACCACGACGATCCGCTCGGCCGGATCGGCTATCTGCAATCGATGAACTTCCGCGCGGCACGACTGGTCGCCGACACCGGACTGCATCACAAACGCTGGACGATGGAGCAGGCGATGCGCTGGTTCATGGCCACCACCGGGTTCACCGCCAGCCAGGCCCGATCGGAGCTGAACCGTTATTGCACCTGGCCGGGTCAGGCGCTCGGCTACAAGACCGGCCACAACGAAATCAACCGTCTGCGCGACACGGCGAAGGCAAAGATGGGCCCCCGATTCGACGTGCGCGGCTTCGACGATACGGTGGTGCAGACCGGCGGCGTCCCGCTCGGCGTACTGGCGAAGGTGGTGGATCGCTGGACGGCGGCGTGA